One window of the Oncorhynchus mykiss isolate Arlee chromosome 5, USDA_OmykA_1.1, whole genome shotgun sequence genome contains the following:
- the LOC110524596 gene encoding barH-like 2 homeobox protein: MESSSGSNFGIDTILSNPTNSVNPALMNGDFRLGDSRTADFSRSQVTPSPSCSDIDTVGTAPSSPISVTMEHAEPHLLQDSLPHHHHHHHHLQPGSLQLSPQPQQLGAGAGCAPRTATSSFLIKDILGDSKPLAACAPYSTSVPSPHHIPKPESARDSGDGFRAKLEQDENRSKLDKREDMEMKCNGTKEENEREISSSRDSPQSRSKKPRKARTAFSDHQLNQLERSFERQKYLSVQDRMDLAAALNLTDTQVKTWYQNRRTKWKRQTAVGLELLAEAGNYSALQRMFPSPYFYHPSLLGTMDSTTAAAAAAAMYSSMYRTPQQPHPGLQRPLVPRVLIHGLGPGGQPALNPLGNPMPGTQHQR; this comes from the exons ATGGAATCGTCCAGCGGCTCTAACTTTGGAATAGACACTATTTTATCCAACCCTACTAATTCTGTTAACCCTGCGCTAATGAACGGAGATTTCCGCCTCGGTGACAGCAGGACAGCGGATTTCAGTCGGAGCCAGGTCACCCCGTCCCCGTCATGTTCGGACATAGATACGGTGGGAACGGCCCCTTCTTCCCCAATCTCCGTCACCATGGAGCACGCCGAGCCGCATCTGCTCCAAGACAGCTTaccgcaccaccaccaccaccaccaccacctgcagCCAGGGAGTTTGCAGCTATCGCCTCAGCCACAgcagctaggggctggagccggTTGTGCCCCCAGGACTGCCACCTCTTCGTTTTTAATCAAAGACATTTTAGGCGACAGTAAACCTCTAGCAGCGTGCGCACCTTACAGCACCAGCGTACCGTCACCCCATCACATCCCCAAACCAGAGAGTGCCAGGGACAGTGGGGATGGCTTCAGGGCCAAGTTGGAACAAGATGAAAACAGGAGCAAGTTGGACAAAAGAGAGGATATGGAAATGAAATGCAacg GAACAAAAGAAGAGAATGAACGGGAAATTTCAAGTAGCAGAGATAGTCCTCAATCACGGTCAAAAAAACCTCGCAAAGCACGGACCGCCTTTTCAGACCACCAACTCAACCAGTTAGAGCGAAGCTTCGAGCGCCAAAAATACCTCAGCGTGCAGGATCGCATGGACCTCGCCGCAGCACTCAACCTGACCGACACACAGGTGAAAACCTGGTACCAAAACCGACG GACGAAGTGGAAAAGACAGACAGCGGTCGGATTAGAGCTACTGGCTGAAGCCGGAAATTATTCCGCCTTACAAAGAATGTTCCCGTCGCCCTATTTCTACCACCCGAGCTTGTTGGGTACCATGGACAGCACGACAGCAGCCGCAGCAGCCGCAGCAATGTACAGTAGTATGTACCGGACTCCGCAGCAACCACATCCCGGTCTCCAGAGACCCCTTGTCCCGAGAGTACTCATCCATGGCCTTGGGCCGGGGGGCCAACCGGCATTGAACCCGCTGGGTAACCCCATGCCCGGCACGCAGCATCAGCGGTAG